One Populus nigra chromosome 16, ddPopNigr1.1, whole genome shotgun sequence genomic window, taaaagggTTATATCCTTgtgaattcaaattttttgaaataaaatcacaaattgcataataaaaagaaacatgcCAAAACCTAATTTATCATCTTCTTTAAAATCTGGCATCCGTATTTTAAAAGTGAGGATTAGACTTTGTTGCTAGACTTGGATCCCAAATTAATGACTTAGgtctataaatttttaatgagtGAACACAAATGTATTAGTTTATGCAAACCCATAGTATAAGCATAATAGATatctttatcattaaaaaacatatcttaGATAAGTTGTTTTAGGGTGATTTATATCTTCTTTTAATATAACTATTCTCTTATCTATAATCTCTAGAAaactagttagggtttctaattatcataaaattagatggtaatttattttattttatttcaaatctcTTACATATAGCTCACTGAGATGTTCCTTGCAAACAATAATTGGCATAAGTATCTGGTGAACACAAACTTTATCATGAGATTCAATAAACTGATCTTTTCCTTATGTCTCAAGTTCTCAATTCCATGCTTAACCCAAAAGGCTTGTAAAGAAATGACACATCGCCATACAACTGTGTTTCCTGTTAACCTTGTTTCTTTATGCTGTCTAGTATAGTAAAGGGAATCGTATTTATTCTAGAGCTTATTTATGCATAATAGTTGTATATGCCACAGAGGCCAAGTGATAGCTTGCATGAACcagattttttgtttaatcaatCTTTAATAATTCCATCTTTGGTTATGTGCTCAAACAATATCTGCAAATAATTAATGggaattctaaaaaattaagaattaattagTAGTTATTCCCAGAGAACAACCAAAAGTACCAAAATGTTCCTCTTTTATTACTCAttaggacaaagaaaataatagaaagGCTCCTGATTTGAACCATGTAGTGAGACTCCTGTATAACAAGAGGCTGCAGACTTTTAAGCCTTTCAATTGTTTAACTCCAATGATTAAACCACGACAATCTTCACCCCTACTTGCTTGGTGCACAAATAAAGACGACATGCTACAAAACAAATCTCCAATGATAAAATGTCTAACATTTGTAGGTGATTTGAGGCCTAAGCTAATATTTGAACAATTTTCACGCAGATGGTGACCATAGACTTCAtgaaaatcaacaaagaaagaagaagaaaaagcccACAAATAGGCAACCACATGCCTCTCGGCTGTGCTTTTTATGTAGAGAAATTAAAGATCAATATTAGTAGGTGATTTGAGGTCTAAGTTATAAATTTTGCAGTTTTATTAGAATCTTTTGTTTAGATGCTGTGTTAATCTCTTTTATTGCTGTGATATGTGGCTTTTTGTGTGGTAGATGGTGTAAATCTTGATTAGTTTATTAGAGGATGGATACTCAAAGAGAGGAATCTTAGGAAAAATGGTCCCTCGTGGATTTTAAAGTCGAAGGAATGGCCTTCCCTGTTGATTTTGAAGAGTTCTTATTATACTTGATTAGTACTTGACGAGCCCTCACTTTACACACCATCCTTCGCCAAACCAGTCCATACCCATTATGACCATAAGACTTAAAGCCAAAACCCTAGAAACAAAACAGAAGCACTCAATTTGAAAccctaatttcaaaataaagaaacaaaaaggccCAGTATTAGTTTAGTTTCCTAAGCATTTTGCATAAACTGAAACAAAATCGCGGAataataatttccaaaatttatttgaattaaatatcatagaaaaaactatcaaaataagaaaaccatGAAATTACTTGATAAGTTCTCTGTTGACAGAATTAAAATAACACTTCATTCACTGCATAAACTCCAAGTTATTGATCGGCCTGCCATTCACCAGCTTAGTAACCTCTACATCATAcctaaaactaatttaaaaataaatcaaatcaacgAGACATTAAAGAAATCGTAAAATCAAATTGCATACACAAACCCTAGAAATTCTAACTTGTTAAACACAAAATTCATCGCTAACATCTaataaagactaaaaaaaaaacaaagaagatgtAGAAAAAGAGAGACTGTGTTGTTGGTGTTGAAAGGAAAGGCAGGCatgaaggaaagaagaaaaaattccctcttaataatttaaaatccttTTAATTGCGTAGTTCTTGAACGTATTTTATAGaggtaaatttattttctaatattttcttctctttttaatatttaaattttaaaaaaaatgaaatatcatttttctgaagctattttctctttaaaacatgaaaattagaTCAAATTAAGGACAATGAAATTAATAACTACAAAAAATTAACCTGCCAAGAAATTAATTCTCTATATTTGCATTGTTCTTGGGAAAATATTTAGAAGCCATTGTTGAAGGCCGAGAAAGGTCCCTGGTCCAAGATGAAAGACCTTTCAGGCTATAACAACAGAACAGAGCTATCTTCATATTCCATGTGGCAGGACAGGTGTAAGGGCTTAGCATTCAACACCAAAGTAGCTGTCCTTACATTCACGACATATTCGCCGCTTTGCATGAACAACGACGTCTCTCAGCTCTCCAGCAGGTCCAATACGTGTCAGTCACCTAAGAAACCAATTCTACTCGTCATCTTCACATAAGATGTTACTGTTATGAGCCACGAATATATATCAGAGCAACTCTAAGACCTAATCTAAAGTAGCGAGCAAGAGTCATAAGAGaagttaaaaagagaaaaagttcACCTAGTAATCTTctcttctttgtttatttttctgtaCAACCTTTTGTTTTCAGTGATTGAGTCATGGCATCCAGGCACGAGAAGGAGGAGAGGGCTGAGGCAGCAGCATGGCAAGCAGCATCTGATCTCAGGGACGTTAATAGAGAAAGAGAATGCTATGAAGAACGAGAAGCCAAAATGGCCACAGATCAACCACAACAAGAAAGACCAGGGGTTATTGGATCGGTGTTAAGATCAGTTGCTGACACTTTGGGGCATGCTAAAGATGCTGTTGTTGGTAAGAGCTTTGAGGCTGCAGAGCAAACAAGGGAAACTGCTGATGCAGCTGAAGAGAAGGCTAGAGAGAATAAGGATTCTGTTGCAGAGAAGGCAAAGGGGTATAAAAATTATACGACTCAGAAGGCGAAAGAGACTACAGATTCTGCTGCATGTAAGATAGATGAAACCAAGGAATCAGCTAAAGAGAAGGTTGAGAAGACAAAGGAATCAGCAAAGCAAAAGATTGGAGAGTATGAAGATAAGGCGAAAGAGTACAAAGATTATGCCGCTCAGAAAGCCAAGGACACTAAGGATTCGGTGATGGGAAAGGTCGATGAGTACAAAGATTATGCAGCAGAGAAAGCTAAGGAAACAAAGAATTCTGCTTTAGAGAAGACAGGTGAGTATAAGGATTACACTGCAGAGAAGTCAAAGGAAACGAAGGATTATACAGCAGAGAAAGCAAAGGAAACGAAGGATTATACAGCAGAGAAAGCAAAGGAAGGAAAGGATGTCACTGTTAGTAAGCTCGGCGGGCTCACAGAGTCGGCTAAAGATGCTGCAAGAAAAGCCGTGGACTTCTTATCTGGTAAAAAAGAGGAAGTGAAAGAGAAAGCAGCAGAGACTACAGAGGCAACCAAGGTTTGTCAATCATGTGGATAATTTTAACAACGATTCTCGTATGACGACATATTACTATATTAATCAAATCCTATTGATTTTTGGTACTTCAGGAGAAATTGAGTGAAACCGAGGAGGCGGCAAGGACGAAAACGGAGGGGATTAAGCTGAGAGGTGAAGAACATAGAGAGGAAGCTGCCCAAAAAGAAGCTAAAGACAT contains:
- the LOC133675121 gene encoding late embryogenesis abundant protein ECP63; this encodes MASRHEKEERAEAAAWQAASDLRDVNRERECYEEREAKMATDQPQQERPGVIGSVLRSVADTLGHAKDAVVGKSFEAAEQTRETADAAEEKARENKDSVAEKAKGYKNYTTQKAKETTDSAACKIDETKESAKEKVEKTKESAKQKIGEYEDKAKEYKDYAAQKAKDTKDSVMGKVDEYKDYAAEKAKETKNSALEKTGEYKDYTAEKSKETKDYTAEKAKETKDYTAEKAKEGKDVTVSKLGGLTESAKDAARKAVDFLSGKKEEVKEKAAETTEATKEKLSETEEAARTKTEGIKLRGEEHREEAAQKEAKDIEAERGTTTRETIFDSLGFGSIKDSIRGKLTTAEDIAEETKAARERGGTGRKCLNKDTGKEEMVIPIEENATGAVASILKASDQMSGQTFNDVGRMDDEGVIRVEMECTPKLSKDR